A single genomic interval of Sphaeramia orbicularis unplaced genomic scaffold, fSphaOr1.1, whole genome shotgun sequence harbors:
- the LOC115415826 gene encoding proline-rich extensin-like protein EPR1 — protein MSPVCPQCRPHSVPSVVCSVSPVSSPQCPQCRLQCVPSVVPTVSPVSSPVCPQCRPHSVPSVVCSVSPVSSPQCPRCRLQCVPSVVPTVSPVLPQCPQCRLQCVPSVVPTVSPVSSPVCPQCRPHSVPQCRPHSVPGVVCSVSPVSSPQCPQYFHSVPSVVCSVSPVSSPQCPQCCLQCVPSVVPTVSPVSSPSVSPVSSPQCPRCRLQCVPSVVPTVSPVLPQCPQCRLQCVPSVVPTVSPVSSAVCPQCRPHSVPSVICSVSPVSPPQCPQCRLQCVPSVVPTVSPVSSAVCPQCRPQSHLSPPQSTSAHPSPLQPTPAHFSPPQSTPVHFSPPQPTSVHPSPPQSTSAHPSPPQSTPVHFSPPQPTSVHPSPPQSTSAHPSPPQSTPVHFSPPQLTPAHFSPPQSTPVNPSPLQPTPAHLSPPQSTPVNFSHPSPPQSTPVHFSPPQPTPAHFSPPQSTPVNPSPLQPTPAHLSPPQSTPVNFSPPQPTSVHPSPLQPTPAHPSPLQPTSVHPSPPQPTSAHPSPPQSTPVHFSPPQLTPAHFSPPQSTPVNPSPLQPTPAHLSPPSPPQSTSAHPSPPQSTPVHFSPPQLTPAHFSPPQSTPVNPSPLQPTPAHLSPPQSTSAHPSSPQPTSAHLSPPQSTPAHFSPPQSTSVHLSPLQPTPAHPNLFFHFWGLNLIPLFQTEFIISPVLVFSKDTTVIQLTDDEVLRISIILILVQMMKTECLSPAWSLETLKVSWGFVDVSGGGGVKMKISRTETKKPNRGRSRNTYERLRICLDPDLGLDPPPPPPSSRTPL, from the exons ATGTCtccagtgtgtccccagtgtcGTCCCCACAGTGTCCCCAGTGTCGTCTgcagtgtgtccccagtgtcATCCCCACAGTGTCCCCAGTGTCGTCTgcagtgtgtccccagtgtcGTCCCCACAGTGTCCCCAGTGTCGTCtccagtgtgtccccagtgtcGTCCCCACAGTGTCCCCAGTGTCGTCTgcagtgtgtccccagtgtcGTCCCCACAGTGTCCCCGGTGTCGTCTgcagtgtgtccccagtgtcGTCCCCACAGTGTCCCCAGTACTTCCACAGTGTCCCCAGTGTCGTCTgcagtgtgtccccagtgtcGTCCCCACAGTGTCCCCAGTGTCGTCtccagtgtgtccccagtgtcGTCCCCACAGTGTCCCCCAGTGTCGTCCCCACAGTGTCCCCGGTGTCGTCTgcagtgtgtccccagtgtcGTCCCCACAGTGTCCCCAGTACTTCCACAGTGTCCCCAGTGTCGTCTgcagtgtgtccccagtgtcGTCCCCACAGTGTCCCCAGTGTTGTCtccagtgtgtccccagtgtcGTCCCCACAGTGTCCCCAGTGTCGTCTcccagtgtgtccccagtgtcGTCCCCACAGTGTCCCCGGTGTCGTCTgcagtgtgtccccagtgtcGTCCCCACAGTGTCCCCAGTACTTCCACAGTGTCCCCAGTGTCGTCTgcagtgtgtccccagtgtcGTCCCCACAGTGTCCCCAGTGTCATCTgcagtgtgtccccagtgtcGTCCCCACAGTGTCCCCAGTGTCATCTgcagtgtgtccccagtgtccCCCCCACAGTGTCCCCAGTGTCGTCtccagtgtgtccccagtgtcGTCCCCACAGTGTCCCCAGTGTCATCTgcagtgtgtccccagtgtcGTCCCCAGT CCCACCTCAGTCCACCCCAGTCCACTTCAGCCCACCCCAGCCCACTTCAGCCCACCCCAGCCCACTTCAGCCCACCTCAGTCCACCCCAGTCCACTTCAGCCCACCCCAGCCCACCTCAGTCCACCCCAGTCCACCCCAGTCAACTTCAGCCCACCCCAGCCCACCTCAGTCCACCCCAGTCCACTTCAGCCCACCCCAGCCCACCTCAGTCCACCCCAGTCCACCCCAGTCAACTTCAGCCCACCCCAGCCCACCTCAGTCCACCCCAGTCCACTTCAGCCCACCCCAGCTCACCCCAGCCCACTTCAGCCCACCTCAGTCCACCCCAGTCAACCCCAGCCCACTTCAGCCCACCCCAGCCCACCTCAGTCCACCCCAGTCCACCCCAGTCAACTTCAGCCACCCCAGCCCACCTCAGTCCACCCCAGTCCACTTCAGCCCACCCCAGCCCACCCCAGCCCACTTCAGCCCACCTCAGTCCACCCCAGTCAACCCCAGCCCACTTCAGCCCACCCCAGCCCACCTCAGTCCACCCCAGTCCACCCCAGTCAACTTCAGCCCCCCCCAGCCCACCTCAGTCCACCCCAGTCCACTTCAGCCCACCCCAGCTCACCCCAGCCCACTTCAGCCCACCTCAGTCCACCCCAGTCCACCCCAGCCCACTTCAGCCCACCCCAGCCCACCTCAGTCCACCCCAGTCCACTTCAGCCCACCCCAGCTCACCCCAGCCCACTTCAGCCCACCCCAGTCCACCCCAGTCAACCCCAGCCCACTTCAGCCCACCCCAGCCCACCTCAGTCCACCCAGTCCACCCCAGTCAACTTCAGCCCACCCCAGCCCACCTCAGTCCACCCCAGTCCACTTCAGCCCACCCCAGCTCACCCCAGCCCACTTCAGCCCACCTCAGTCCACCCCAGTCAACCCCAGCCCACTTCAGCCCACCCCAGCCCACCTCAGTCCACCCCAGTCCACTTCAGCCCACCCCAGCTCACCCCAGCCCACTTCAGCCCACCTCAGTCCACCCCAGTCAACCCCAGCCCACTTCagcccacctcagtccacctcagtccacctcagtccacttCAGCCCACCCCAGCCCACCCCA atcttttttttcatttttggggtTTGAACCTCATCCCTCTGTTCCAAACGGAGTTCATCATCAGTCCGGTGTTGGTCTTCTCCAAGGACACTACAGTCATTCAGCTGACGGACGATGAAGTCCTTCGCATctccatcatcctcatcctcgtcCAGATGATGAAGACGGAGTGTCTGAGCCCAGCGTGGAGCCTGG AAACGCTGAAGGTGTCCTGGGGTTTTGTTGACGTTAGCGGCGGCGGTGGCGTGAAGATGAAGATAAGCAGAACGGAGACAAAGAAGCCGAACAGAGGACGAAGCAGGAACACCT ATGAACGCCTACGTATCTGCTTAGACCCAGACCTGGGCCTGgaccctccaccaccaccaccgtccTCCAGGACCCCCCTCTGA